One window from the genome of candidate division KSB1 bacterium encodes:
- a CDS encoding F0F1 ATP synthase subunit epsilon produces the protein MKSFTLEIVTPFRKVFSGNVAAIVAPGEEGYLGVLPGHTPLLTSLQTGYLKVESSTADGESRTLYFAISGGFAEVLPTGVKIFAETAEAAAEIDVKRAEEAKERAMKRLQEGRKQWDLARARGSLARAKNRLEVAGRVVK, from the coding sequence ATGAAAAGCTTCACACTCGAAATCGTCACGCCCTTTCGCAAGGTTTTTTCGGGAAACGTGGCTGCGATTGTGGCGCCCGGCGAAGAAGGGTATCTCGGCGTTTTGCCGGGGCATACGCCTTTGCTGACGAGCTTGCAAACCGGTTATTTGAAAGTCGAGTCAAGCACAGCGGACGGGGAAAGCCGTACGTTGTATTTTGCGATTTCCGGCGGCTTTGCGGAGGTTTTGCCAACCGGCGTCAAAATTTTTGCCGAGACTGCCGAAGCGGCTGCCGAGATCGACGTCAAGCGCGCTGAAGAGGCAAAAGAGCGCGCCATGAAACGTTTGCAGGAAGGCCGCAAGCAATGGGACTTGGCGCGCGCACGCGGCTCGCTGGCCCGCGCGAAAAATCGGTTGGAAGTGGCAGGGCGAGTGGTGAAATAG
- the atpD gene encoding F0F1 ATP synthase subunit beta: protein MNVGKIVQIIGPVVDVVFEDSELPAILTAIEVERDGKSDGRAGRLVLEVQQHLGENTVRTVAMDSTDGLMRGMKVRNTGQPITVPVGPGTLGRVLNIIGEPIDEMGPVQATKTYPIHRPAPSFDQLDTRSQILETGIKVIDLLEPYSRGGKTGLFGGAGVGKTVLIQELIRNIATEHGGYSVFAGVGERTREGNDLLLEMKQSGVISKTSMVFGQMNEPPGARQRVGLSALTIAEYFRDEEGKDVLLFIDNIFRFTQAGSEVSALLGRMPSAVGYQPTLATELGALQERITSTKRGSITSVQAIYVPADDLTDPAPATTFSHLDATTVLSRQIAELAIYPAVDPLDSTSRILTPAIVGEEHYSVARQVQQILQKYKDLQDIIAILGMEELTDDDKIVVSRARRIQKFLSQPFFVAQEFTGTAGRYVRLEDTVRGFKGIVEGEYDDLPEQAFYMVGTIEEAVENAKKMKA from the coding sequence ATGAACGTCGGTAAAATCGTCCAAATCATCGGCCCGGTCGTGGACGTGGTTTTTGAAGACAGCGAGCTTCCCGCGATTCTCACGGCCATCGAAGTCGAACGTGATGGCAAAAGTGATGGGCGCGCCGGCCGGCTCGTGCTCGAAGTGCAGCAGCATCTCGGCGAAAACACCGTGCGCACGGTGGCGATGGATTCCACCGATGGTTTGATGCGCGGCATGAAAGTTCGCAATACCGGCCAGCCAATCACGGTGCCGGTGGGTCCCGGCACGCTGGGCCGTGTCTTGAATATCATCGGCGAGCCGATTGACGAAATGGGGCCGGTGCAGGCAACAAAAACCTATCCCATTCATCGCCCGGCGCCATCGTTCGACCAGCTCGATACGCGTTCACAGATCCTCGAAACCGGCATCAAAGTCATCGACCTGCTCGAGCCGTATTCTCGCGGCGGCAAGACCGGCCTGTTTGGCGGCGCCGGCGTCGGCAAAACCGTCTTGATTCAGGAACTGATTCGCAACATTGCGACGGAGCATGGCGGCTACTCGGTATTCGCCGGCGTCGGCGAACGCACGCGCGAAGGCAATGATCTGCTGCTGGAAATGAAGCAATCCGGCGTCATCAGCAAGACCAGCATGGTGTTTGGCCAGATGAACGAGCCGCCGGGCGCCCGACAACGGGTCGGACTTTCGGCACTGACCATTGCCGAATATTTCCGCGACGAGGAAGGCAAAGACGTGCTGCTCTTTATCGACAACATCTTTCGCTTCACGCAGGCCGGCTCGGAAGTGTCCGCTTTGCTTGGGCGCATGCCCTCCGCCGTCGGTTATCAGCCGACTCTGGCCACGGAATTGGGCGCGCTGCAAGAGCGCATCACCTCGACCAAGCGCGGCTCGATCACTTCGGTGCAGGCGATTTACGTTCCTGCCGACGATTTGACCGATCCCGCGCCGGCGACGACCTTCTCGCATCTGGACGCCACCACCGTGTTGTCGCGCCAAATCGCGGAACTGGCGATTTATCCGGCCGTCGATCCGCTGGATTCGACCTCGCGTATTTTGACGCCGGCGATCGTCGGCGAGGAACATTACAGCGTGGCCAGGCAGGTGCAGCAGATTTTGCAGAAGTACAAAGACTTGCAGGACATCATCGCCATTCTCGGCATGGAAGAACTCACAGACGACGACAAGATCGTCGTCAGTCGTGCCCGCCGTATTCAGAAATTTCTCAGCCAGCCGTTTTTTGTGGCGCAGGAATTTACCGGCACCGCCGGCCGCTACGTTCGTCTCGAAGACACCGTTCGCGGCTTTAAAGGCATCGTCGAAGGCGAATACGACGATCTGCCCGAACAGGCGTTTTACATGGTCGGCACGATTGAAGAAGCGGTTGAAAATGCGAAGAAGATGAAGGCTTGA